From the genome of Triticum aestivum cultivar Chinese Spring chromosome 3B, IWGSC CS RefSeq v2.1, whole genome shotgun sequence, one region includes:
- the LOC123066010 gene encoding myb-related protein 308, translating to MGRSPCCEKAHTNKGAWTKEEDQRLIGYIKAHGEGCWRSLPKAAGLLRCGKSCRLRWMNYLRPDLKRGNFTDDDDELIIKLHALLGNKWSLIAGQLPGRTDNEIKNYWNTHIKRKLLNRGMDPHTHCPISAASGLTTSTTAPVFPSSPAPASRLANAPFAFQSSTVSFARPSPSDDGHSSSGGSSDAPRCPDLNLDLDLDLSMSLPCSPPKTAPPAKSTPTSHQQQGICLCYHLGVRNGEACTCKTASPAGPRVFRFLRPLEEGQYI from the exons ATGGGGAGGTCGCCGTGCTGCGAGAAGGCGCACACCAACAAGGGGGCGTGGACCAAGGAGGAGGACCAGCGCCTGATCGGCTACATCAAGGCGCACGGCGAGGGGTGCTGGCGCTCGCTGCCCAAGGCCGCGGGGCTGCTGCGCTGCGGCAAGAGCTGCCGCCTCCGCTGGATGAACTACCTCCGCCCCGACCTCAAGCGCGGCaacttcaccgacgacgacgacgagctcATCATCAAGCTCCATGCCCTCCTCGGCAACAA GTGGTCGTTGATAGCGGGGCAGCTGCCGGGCCGGACGGACAATGAGATCAAGAACTACTGGAACACGCACATCAAGCGCAAGCTCCTCAACCGCGGCATGGACCCGCACACGCACTGCCCCATCAGCGCCGCCAGCGGGCTCACCACGTCGACCACCGCCCCTGTCTTCCCTTCCTCTCCGGCGCCGGCCTCCAGGCTCGCCAACGCGCCTTTCGCCTTCCAGAGCAGCACCGTGAGCTTCGCGAGGCCGTCGCCGTCGGACGACGGGCACAGCAGCAGCGGCGGGAGCAGCGACGCGCCCCGCTGCCCCGACCTGAACCTGGACCTCGACCTGGACCTGTCCATGAGCCTGCCGTGCTCGCCGCCCAAGACAGCGCCGCCCGCCAAGTCCACGCCCACGtcgcaccagcagcagggcatctGCCTGTGCTACCACCTCGGCGTCCGCAACGGGGAGGCATGCACCTGCAAGACGGCGTCGCCGGCGGGCCCGCGCGTGTTCCGGTTTCTCCGGCCACTGGAGGAGGGTCAATACATATAG